Proteins from a single region of Amblyomma americanum isolate KBUSLIRL-KWMA chromosome 10, ASM5285725v1, whole genome shotgun sequence:
- the LOC144108496 gene encoding uncharacterized protein LOC144108496: MSPRKKAKSRLSRPTKAHLPTAVQREPKLKNTVPFREEFFVYRLLFAATGAWKEASPSPVLPDAAAEASKSSGSGLGHGSTSGQALVPTSAPVAEHPTAEQSPRKTHAALFKGTTTPGSNILRTIVRGPAKSEHSKKEHKAPSPAKNSAPSTPPEAPSVRPAPTPSSTLRAFEGVVSFFGLRSKGTSHVPTPQAEPAAKDEDLSVCLLPEEEVKEAQALWQTTCKLREMMGPTTQTSPHGWQFYLKAHGAWLAFIVGAGLFVAFMLALSMFARYRNAIVTAQNICRTENCVIHERLLRQNINGSVDPCHDFSAYACSAWSPSKQFVSYAAATTSYAVETWFKGFETLLSKESRLRVTGRKALPMYRACMDAERMGSTDDTGMADLKAFMRERRIPWPGEPDARASPMGILLDLAFNWQTHFWFHYRCCFHKLWP, from the exons ATGAGCCCACGGAAGAAGGCCAAGTCCAGGCTGTCCAGGCCTACCAAGGCCCACTTACCAACTGCCGTACAGCGTGAACCGA AATTAAAGAATACTGTTCCTTTTCGGGAGGAGTTCTTTGTTTACAGGCTTCTTTTCGCAGCCACCGGTGCGTGGAAAGAGGCCTCACCGAGTCCAGTTCTCCCGGACGCGGCAGCGGAGGCTTCGAAGAGTTCGGGGTCAGGGTTGGGGCACGGCTCAACTTCAGGACAGGCGCTTGTCCCAACATCGGCACCTGTGGCTGAACATCCCACGGCTGAGCAGAGTCCTAGAAAGACTCAC GCAGCACTCTTCAAGGGCACGACGACACCAGGATCGAACATCCTCAGGACCATCGTGCGGGGGCCGGCGAAATCCGAACACTCGAAAAAGGAACATAAAG CGCCAAGTCCAGCCAAGAACAGCGCACCCAGTACACCACCGGAGGCACCCTCTGTCCGCCCAGCACCCACCCCGTCGTCAACCCTGAGGGCCTTCGAAGGGGTCGTATCGTTTTTTGGGCTTAGGTCAAAG GGAACTTCTCATGTTCCTACGCCGCAAGCGGAGCCTGCCGCCAAGGATGAAGATCTCTCAGTCTGCCTCCTTCCcgaggaagaagtgaaagaagccCAGGCCTTGTGGCAGACCACCTGCAAGCTTCGAGAAATG ATGGGACCCACGACCCAGACGTCCCCTCACGGCTGGCAGTTTTACCTGAAGGCACACGGCGCCTGGTTGGCGTTCATAGTCGGCGCAGGTCTATTTGTGGCGTTTATGTTGGCGCTGTCCATGTTCGCGCGTTACCGCAATGCCATTGTGACAGCGCAGAACATCTGCCGAACCGAGAACTGCGTGATCCACGAACGACTCCTGCGCCAAAACATTAACGGCAGCGTGGACCCGTGCCACGACTTCAGTGCTTACGCATGCTCGGCATGGAGCCCGTCCAAACAGTTTGTGAGCTACGCCGCGGCCACCACAAGTTACGCCGTTGAAACGTGGTTCAAG GGCTTCGAAACGCTCCTAAGCAAGGAATCCCGACTGAGAGTCACAGGCAGGAAGGCACTGCCCATGTACAGAGCCTGCATGGACGCAGAGCGCATGGGTTCCACTGATGACACCGGCATGGCGGACCTCAAGGCGTTCATGCGGGAGCGCCGCATCCCGTGGCCCGGAGAGCCCGATGCCAGAGCGAGTCCAATGGGCATCCTCCTGGACTTGGCcttcaactggcagacacatttcTGGTTCCACTACAGGTGCTGTTTTCACAAATTGTGGCCTTGA